One region of Plasmodium gaboni strain SY75 chromosome 6, whole genome shotgun sequence genomic DNA includes:
- a CDS encoding putative para-hydroxybenzoate--polyprenyltransferase, which produces MQKTYLEHFLKNFKKYEKKQTDIYISNKKRIINEEHIRGYYYYSMFIRMKLMKQNNVNNTDYNIFNNNNYYEKELKREGDYYSFNKNQITSKVYKIKDNVSNISYEPYNIYDDSNILNYKNNQKLYEKKKMITLQRCYYSGHIDKHTKNNNKELHGPIKILQKYNNRNNNNNNNNNNNNNKDDDISNISNISNIYNMHGDNKKCGQNKWKDILIFNLKNYIILCRLHIPAGIYLLFYSSLYGYFLTYDINNILLNNNIINMNEIKDILKNISLFLFGSINTRITGCIINDLLDKNFDKQVERTKNRPIANTNISVNKAIIYCSIHGILSLLTLFQFNYNTIYIGLYSTFFIFTYPLFKRLTYYAQIYLSLTFNLGYFISASVNINLIDNIIPTVVGFLPLSFLTIIYDTIYAHQDKKDDIRLKLKSLSIKWDKNTLKYSKLLSLNMLLFLYASSYLFDMHFSYYIFSTFNIMYLYYILDNVSLTDKQKCMNFFKRSKNVLFLMALAAILSKSFQVVHKKEENKK; this is translated from the coding sequence ATGCAAAAAACATATTTGgaacattttttaaaaaattttaaaaaatatgaaaaaaaacaaacaGACATTTACatttcaaataaaaaaagaataataaatgaagaacATATTCGTGGGTATTACTATTACTCTATGTTCATAAGAATGAAATTGATGAAGcaaaataatgtaaataatacagattataatatatttaataataataattattatgagAAGGAGTTGAAGCGGGAAGGAgattattattcatttaataaaaatcaGATTACTTCTAAggtatataaaataaaagataatgTATCGAATATTTCTTATGAGCCATATAATATCTATGATGATAGtaatattttgaattatAAGAACAATCAAAAATtgtatgaaaaaaaaaaaatgataacaCTACAAAGGTGTTATTATTCAGGTCATATAGATAAacatacaaaaaataataacaaagAATTGCACGGTCCAATAAAAATTTTgcaaaaatataacaacagaaataataataataataataataataataataataataataaggaCGATGATATTTCTAATATTTCTAATATTTctaatatttataatatgcatggtgataataaaaaatgtgGACAAAACAAATGGAAAGATAtcttaatatttaatttaaaaaattatatcatattatgCAGATTACACATACCAGCTGggatatatttattattttattcatcTTTATATGGTTATTTTTTAACTTACGatattaacaatatattattaaataataatattattaatatgaatgaaataaaagatatattaaaaaatataagttTGTTCTTATTTGGTAGTATAAATACAAGAATTACAGGATGTATTATAAATGACTTATTAgataaaaattttgataaACAAGTTGaaagaacaaaaaataGACCCATAGctaatacaaatataagTGTAAATAAAgctataatatattgttcTATACATGGAATACTATCTCTTTTAACTCTCTTTcaatttaattataatacaATTTATATAGGTTTATATTCAAccttcttcatttttacATATCCTTTATTTAAACGTTTAACATATTATGCAcagatatatttatctcTTACATTTAATTTAGGTTATTTTATATCAGCAAGtgtaaatattaatttaatagataatataattcCAACTGTTGTAGGTTTCTTACCTTTATCATTCTTaactattatatatgatacAATATATGCCCATCAAGATAAAAAAGATGATATCAGATTAAAACTTAAATCGCTATCCATCAAATGGGataaaaatacattaaaatattcaaaattattatctCTCAATATGCTCCTTTTTTTGTATGCATCATCATATCTTTTTGATATGCATTTTTCTTACTACATATTTTCAACATTCAATATAATGTATTTGTATTACATTCTAGACAACGTATCCTTAACTGATAAGCAAAAATGtatgaatttttttaaaaggAGTAAAAATGTTTTGTTCTTAATGGCCCTCGCAGCAATTCTAAGTAAGTCTTTCCAAGTGGTACATAAAAAggaagaaaataaaaaataa
- a CDS encoding putative spindle assembly abnormal protein 6 (part of same gene as PGSY75_0607600A~gap found within coding sequence): NMNHMNLMNGKIDTLDMNDRYNKPVKFIPPGI; encoded by the exons TAATATGAACCACATGAATTTAATGAACGGAAAGATTGATACTTTAG ATATGAACGATCGATATAACAAACCTGTGAAATTCATTCCTCCAGGAATATAA
- a CDS encoding putative spindle assembly abnormal protein 6 (part of same gene as PGSY75_0607600B~gap found within coding sequence): protein MNSVHNYNEYLYNNNETDNGNISRDNNNNNMSNNNCNSNTNYFESHEKRNDSLNNINDNSLYRSKVSLKAEENRYVQNNFQVNYDIMDGRDRMEDINNSIKKYTDIIICNKRNTNNESVMNNVNNMNNNYKNNSLNGCHIINVGSNNPYDNNTEITDNNNNNNNNNNSVILYKPIDMSFIYKTYDKNGMIYCKRIKFYLKKEREHDYTDYLIVKINSLKGPGGKPYMRLELSDDKKEFFFYYLDLYEENYEKIKKEQKLVINFNLFPFKFIDLLEECVLENDNYEHMEDQRLNAVLIFTDSSLKDSISNNNINNNNTNNNHINNNNNSNSNNNNNCNVYNLSEEHGMAGNQNRNNFEAHKNSDYNNSYYYNDKRLLSNKVNICDGNAILNLVEINQFKELTHLSLVLKKGDNANIITHLCNNITYVKEYNKEIINKLNDELIKNNKSNIDIKNFQKTIEQLENKMKVLTNNFNHTLNNDINNLKETHQKIIIEKEERYNQQNDELKKIVDNFKNKCNELHEMNETQETTIFHLNSKIKNLKNELEEKNFNLLKIIKEKESIESEKEKLEKYKNTFTLEFNDLKNKYEKECESNLSNNSSFESIKLSNTNLETELKKYKERNFKLENEINIAIDEINKGNDIITKLQTQLKKMKDKLKNKTLEHDNLEKMNSQNEKQITQLNNELKNLKDTIEQQNVAQENIKKENDMLKKKYDELVKELNISRE from the coding sequence ATGAATTCCgttcataattataatgaatatttatataacaacAATGAGACGGACAATGGAAATATTTCAAgagataataataataataatatgagtaataataattgtaataGTAACACTAATTATTTTGAATCACAcgaaaaaagaaatgattctttaaataatataaatgataattcTCTTTATAGAAGCAAGGTAAGTTTAAAAGCTGAGGAAAATAGATACGTGCAGAACAACTTTCAAGTGAATTACGATATTATGGATGGTCGAGATAGAATggaagatataaataatagtattaaaaaatatactgacattattatatgtaataaacgtaatacaaataatgaGAGTGTTATGAATAAtgtgaataatatgaataataattataagaataacAGTTTGAATGGTTgtcatattattaatgtCGGAAGTAATAACCCTTATGATAATAACACCGAAATAActgataataataataataataataataataataattcggtcattttatataaaccTATAGATATGagttttatttataaaacatatgATAAGAATGGTATGATATATTgtaaaagaattaaattttatttaaaaaaagaaagagAACATGATTATACAGATTATTTAATTGTCAAGATTAATAGTTTAAAAGGCCCAGGAGGAAAACCATATATGAGATTAGAACTTTCTGATGATAAgaaagaattttttttttattatcttgATTTATATGAAGAGAATTATGAGAAGATAAAGAAGGAACAGAAGTTGgttataaattttaatttatttccatttaaatttatagATTTATTAGAAGAATGTGTTTTAGAGAATGATAATTATGAGCATATGGAGGATCAACGGTTGAATGCGgttttaatttttacaGACAGTAGTTTAAAAGACAGCATcagtaataataatataaataataataatacaaataataatcacattaacaacaataataatagtaatagtaataataataataattgtaatgtttataatttaaGTGAGGAACATGGTATGGCAGGTAATCAGAACagaaataattttgaagcacataaaaattcagattataataattcctattattataatgataaaagATTATTAAGTAATAAAGTAAATATATGTGATGGAAATGCTATTCTTAATCTTGTAGAAATAAATCAGTTTAAAGAATTAACTCATTTATCTTTAGTTCTTAAAAAAGGTGATAATGCAAATATAATTACACATctttgtaataatattacatatgtgaaagaatataataaagaaattataaacaaattaaatgatgaacttataaaaaataataaaagtaatatagatataaagAATTTTCAAAAAACAATAGAACaattagaaaataaaatgaaagTATTAACCAATAATTTTAATCAtacattaaataatgatattaataatttaaaagaaacacatcagaaaataattatagaaaaagaagaaagaTATAATCAACAAAAtgatgaattaaaaaaaattgtagacaattttaaaaataaatgtaatgAATTACATGAAATGAATGAAACACAAGAAACTACAATTTTCCATCTTAAtagtaaaataaaaaatttaaaaaatgaattagaagaaaaaaattttaatttattaaaaattataaaagaaaaagaatcTATAGAATctgaaaaagaaaaacttgaaaaatataaaaatacatttaCTCTTGAATTTaatgatttaaaaaataaatatgaaaaagaatGTGAAAGTAATCTATCAAATAATTCAAGTTTTGAAAGTATCAAATTATCAAACACTAATTTAGAAAcagaattaaaaaaatataaagaaagaaattttaaactagaaaatgaaattaataTAGCTATAGATGAAATCAATAAAGgtaatgatattattacaaaatTACAAAcacaattaaaaaaaatgaaagataaattaaaaaataaaacattagAACATGATAACTTGGAAAAAATGAATTCacaaaatgaaaaacaaattactcaattaaataatgaacTCAAAAATCTTAAGGATACAATAGAGCAGCAAAATGTTGCacaagaaaatataaaaaaggaaaatgacatgttgaaaaaaaaatatgacGAGTTGGTCAAAGAGTTGAACATATCACGCGAGG